gTGGTGTCAGATCATGAATCTGGATAGTTCCGGTCACTTTAACcatgatgtcctggctgtgagCGTCTTGTGTtgaactgtgtgtgcacagtgcacACATGTTTAAATAAGTAACAAAAGACAACCCGGCCCTAATGTCCCCCTGTCCTCATCCTTAAGCAGTAGTGGTTATAATTATGCAGTGGCAGGACATTGCTAAAACGTAGCTGAAAATTTGAATTgattatgttctgtctctgtaTCGATGCAGAGTCGTCCATGTCCACAGTGCAATGCACCTAACATCCAGGAAATCATATATCCATCgtataatatatatgttttaataaCAACTCAAAAAACTTCTTCAAATTGTTGAAATGGGACATAATGTGTCAATGGATGGTCTTAACATCATGGTAGTGTATTGTCACACAACCCAGTTTGGTTGTCTTTAGTCTGATCCTCTGTGTGTaatcacattctctctctctctctctctctctctctccccctccctccctccctccccctctctgtttttctctctctctgtctctctctccctctctctccctgtctctccctgtctctctctccctctctgtctctctctctgtctgtacacGCACAGTGGCACAGCTCCTTTGGCCTGCCTGGTCACTATGCTGCACTCTCAGGTAAGGGGAGACCGAGTTAAGAACAGCATCTTCTTTAAACTGCCTGGACGGATGAGCCTGTTCACCCTGAAGGTAATCAAACACGATCCTCCTTACTCAACACTTAATTTGCTTCTTGAATGTGACGTTTTTCCTATTCAAGAGTCATGTCATATTTATACAGCACGTGTAAAAACATTAAGTGCCTTACAATCAAGCACATGAATGAGCTACAAGTGtacattaaaagaaagaaatggtaCAGTGAGAAGACAGACTAAAATGCagtaaaacattaaatgatgtagaaataataaatatagaataataataaagatcaATGATGGACGCTGGCAGAATCTTAAAACTCTGAAGTAATCGGAAGCAAGATGAAAGAGgtttttattacaattaaattttaaaatatcgaaataaaaattttaaaattcagaaatGTACTCTCCACAATGctgatggagaggtgggtgaagtgtttgagtccacaaaacagttTTGCAGTtacaggggtaaacagcgttgcagccaaatccaatacaattgaactAACTGGCAACCTTGTCTTCAAACATAAAATTCCTTGATGCTCCTGCTGTGTCATCCTATTGCCTGTAAgcccgacattcaaatttgacttgaacGAGACTTGAGACTTGGGCGAGAACACAGAACCCCCGAAACTGCAAAAGTGTTATGTGGACAAAatcacttcacccacctcttcATTGGCATGGTGGTTAGTAGATAATTAGATTATTTTCACTGTCCCTATAAGTGACCAGGGAGTAGATTATGGAATCAGGAGATCTGTGATGCTTTATAGGTTAAGTCCATTAGTAGCTTAATAAACCAATGgtagactttttaaaatctattctgtattttttggATAATGAATGTAAGAACACTTGAGTGATATATTGATTTTTGTTGTATGAGTTAATGTAGTCCATTCACTATTTACCATATGGCTTACACATGCcgagaaaattatttttttccagaaaaaGAGGGTACTGATAACTGTACTGTTGACACGTTGTAGAAGAATGCCCTCCAGTGGACAAAGACAACCTCAGAGTCAGAGGCATCAACTGAGGCAGCTGGCAGCACTTCCCAGCCagcttccagcagcagcaccccTGCAGCAGGCTCTTCTGTGGTCCCCATTGGCCCTACTGAGGCCGCCGAGCAGGAGAGCTGTGACTCCACTGAGACCACTGCTGCCGCCAGCGGAGACAATGATGGTAACACCATACCTCAGTAACTGTTTCGTTATATCGACCAATGATACATCCTGTAGAGGTTTCCCATTATACGGTTATTGCTGTGCTGAGCCATTCTTTGAAGTGCCTAAAGCACATGAGCCTCATgtgctacatccatactacgaCAACTGTTTACATGCAGAGGAGACAACTGATCATTACCAATATCCAACAATTCCCTGTGTATAGCCTTCCTGTTTATACGTGAGTGGCCCTGTGATATGCGTTTTCAGGTATGTTAGTTTGGACAGGAATTAAAACTGATATGGAGCCAAGATGCAAAAAATGTTCTAGTTCCAACGAAAGCTAGTTATTCTTTTGCAATGTGCAAAAAGCATTAATAATCTACCTTAGTGTTATATAGTTCATTCTCTctgtagtttatttttcatatctCTCCCATCTGGCTCAGCAGGGTGTCACAATGTGACtatatttcaatttaaaagtGCTCAGCAGAGTAATTGTCACCTCATGACATTGCACAGATGAGCTGCtgcaaaatagaaaacacatgAGATTATAATTCTCTAGATTGTTTAGATAAACTAGGACATACATCAGTGGCTCTCCTATTTTTTAGATGCTGGTTGAACACAGTTTGGTCGAAGGCATTGCACCATTATTACAGATTGAGCCACACCACTGGTAGTGATGTTGCATCTTAATATTCTGTAAATCAAAACATAAGGAAAGCAGCCTCAGCTCCGACAGAAGCTTCTTGCTGCTGAAAGATTGTTTCATTCCTATCTTATAAATGTTCATAGAGTACCTGCATCTgttacaaatgtgtgtgagagaattgACCTCTAAGTGTATTTATCCCTCACTTAAGCCTCTGTGGATGAGAGCTCGTCCAGTGCCTCCTGCTCCACAGAGCCTCAGGCACCCAGCACCCAGCCTCAGACCCGCCTCAGCAGGGCAGCAGGACAGCAGggacgcacagacacacagcagagccAACATGCTCAGACCAGACTGAGCCGCTCCAGACAGGTCAGCGCCCTGCATGAAGCCATGTTTATGATGGAAATTACAAATTTTAGAGCAGCTCTACAGTGTCATTCAGTTTGCCTATTTAGACAGTGGGACAATTCCAATTACAGTTATTAGTAATGTCTCCCACTCCTTCCATatgtttcagtttgatctgTAAGGGGAGTGTGCTACTGTATATACTAAGTATCTCCTCCTGTATATCCACCTTTTTTGTTGCTACAgtcagggagacagaggaagaaagcaGTCATGATGCCTCGTGTTGTCCTCACCCCGCTTAAAGTAAACGGAGAGCATGTACCCACAGGTAAGGACCTCTCTTTTGTCCcttgaacaaaaacacagcagaaatgGAAGTCAGAAACCATATTTCTGATATCCTGTAAAGTCAGACTACAACATAAGCCTAACTAGAGCATTGCCTGTTTGGATTGGGCTTTTtacttggcctgtggtaatgctgatGGCAGCTTTCTGCCTGAGACCgtaagacagacagagatttcagaaattaaaaatgGCAGATGAAATGCTCCTCAAAATATCCATTTTATCTCCTCTTTTCATAAAGTGAACAAtagatgtgttttatatttttatgattgaATGCGTCTTTGATATACTCTGCAGCTACTACAGAATTATTCATTgacattagtgagtcctcctcaaacagttctataATATACTCTActactttttattgtttctgtgcTGAACGTTGTGTgcagggttagggggttagggttagagagtTCATCCTAACTGGTTTGTCTGCAATGAAGCCGTTGTGCATCCATTTAGtgctttttataaaataaagctGTTACTGTTCATCTGTATGGCTCATATATAACTTCGATTGGTTAACTTAATTGATATCATTATTGCATATATAACATGTGGgagaaataaaagctctgtaattcagcttgatataaagcattgcagcaacatagaacacattgtgcttttactttaaagGAACATTTCCAAACAGCAAGTGATTCTTTGAATagtgttgccatgacagagatcagcaccCACAACACCTGTGAATATCTGTCAGTCTGATAaggtaaattaaaaataatcaaacaattTTAATGATCTGGTGGTCTAGACTAGTTGCTGGTGGACCAGTTGCCAATCACTGCTGTATGATATTTGAGGAGGTAAAAGAAGACAGGTTCAACTTGGTCTGCAGAATAGACCATGGTGCCCCAGCCACACTGACCGCAAGCCGCCGTTTGCCTGTTTtacaaattgtattaatattgaatgtaagCAGTTTGCAAATCGCACCatatttgacactgcacttttagTGCCCCTAAcaatgccaagtgtgaagttgataagatgaacagttctcgAGATGCGTTCCACAGACAgaattgactgactgactgacaaaaCCAGCTGGAAGAACTCAGGGAAGATAGAAAACACACTGttacaacaataaataaagtttaagtAACTTCTTTCACCACTCATCTGAGAGCCTGATATCTGTTTTAACATCTAGAAAATATCAATCTTTTGCGCTATGATTTTAAAAGGTATTGTGTGGGGTGCTCGGCTCCATGAACCTGCACACTGCTTCAGCAGCtagcttttttttctgtggcagGGCCCATGAAGAGGAGTCGAGGAGGAGTGGATGTAGACTTTGAGACACCAGGCTCAATCCTGGTTAACACCAACATCAGAGCCCTCATCAATGTACGGACCTTCTCAGCCTTTCCCACACactctcagcagcagctgctgcagttgcTGCCAGAGGTGGACAGACAggtatgttgtttttctgttgtttgcattaggaaatcagaaaaaaaatgaataaagacCATTGAGCTTAATCTCTTTCAAATGTTACAACCCCAAATCAACCCCAAGTTGGGAAGGTATGTACATTCAAAATTTAAACTGAGAACAGCGATTTATAAATCATCTTTGACTTGTataacagtaaaaacaatacaaaagcacattatttgatgtttgacataatgaattttattgttttttcaaaaataactgCTCCAAAATCTCTATGTACTTTTCTGCATTAATGCTGCCATCACTGAAGTCTAAGTTACCTTTGCCAAGGGCACTGACACAACCCCATACCATGACCCTGGCTTTTGGACTCGTTGCCTGGTAACAGTCTGGATgttccttttcatttctttcaaaaaAGACCTGAAACACTGACTCGTATGACAACAATACACGTTTCCACTGTGCTATGGTTTATCCCAGCTGCCTTCGAGCCCAGAGAAGTTGACGGTGCTTCTGGACACAGTTAAAATAAGGCTTCCCTTTGGCACAGTAAAGTTTTAACTGGCATTTGTGGATGTACCCACGTATTGTAGTGTTTGACAAATGTTTGCCAAAGTAATCCTGAGCCCATGTGGTTATATCTAATAGATGAATGACGGTTCTTGATGCAGTGTCGTCTGAGGGATTGGAGAACACAGTTAGTCAGTTCAGGCTTGTGCTCTTGCCCTTTACGCACTGAAATCCAAATTCCttgaatattttaataatgGTATGCACCATAGAGGGTGAAATATCCAAATCCCTCCTATCTTTCTTTGAGGAAcactgtttttagacatttcaaTAATTCTCTATTATTGGCAATTAATATAATTTACTATTGTTGGCAAACTGGTGATCCTCAGCCCGTCTGTGCCCCTAAAGGTCTAGGCCTTTCATTGATGCTGCTTTTGTACCGAATCATGATTACAATCATCTGTTGACATCACCTATTTCAAATCACATTCTTATTTAATCATTCTACCTCATTACTAACTGGAATGTGTTGCAAGTCTGAATGGCAGGgatggatgtatatttacaaattaaattgttgatcagacaaaaaataaaatctcatgCTAATACTGTCTGCTATGAAATACAAGTCAAATAAAATTTGGAAATCTCtgctgcctttttttaaatttgcattttCCATACCGTCCCAACTTTTTGTGAGTTGGGGATTGtaaatccacacacactgttgaaTCTCTTTTCACCACCATGAccatcaaattaaaaagaaaatacaaaattcaTGAAAACTACCAGATATAAGTTCCACatattaaaatagaaaacaggACTCATGCTGCTGTGATGGTTTTCTGCTGTCTTGACAAAGTGTGGTTTCAATTCAAAGCAGTTTTTCTGCTGTGATTATAAATTTAAATGACAGAGCACCAGATTTGTAGGTGTTTGTCTAAAATACTCCCACACTGTATGTTGGTTGTGGCTAAGGAAGCGAATGTGGTCCCCCAGCTCTTCCAGTTGacatgctgaagtgtctttAGACAAGACACCATAAATTGCCCCTAATGTCGGAGTGTGAGTGTCAGTTTGTTACAGAATGAAAACATACCACATAGTACTACTTtctgaatgtgtatgtgaatagGTGCTTTGAGTGGTGGCTTAGAATAAAAAGTGCTATATATATGCATGCAGTCCATTTACTAAGTTTATTTAGTTGTAGCTTATTGTCTTGAGGATCATGCTTGGACCCATGTTGacccagttttttttattcacattgaTGGGTCCCAGCCCTTGCTGCTACAGATCACCATATGGCggtttattcaaaatgtatttgtagtGAATATGTCATTATCTAAACTGTACCAAATTCTCCACTGCAATTTCTTGTAACTCACATGTCAGGTTTGTAGATTAGATATACAGTTTTAGACATACAGAAATCCAGGTTCTTTTTTATCATGCAACTTGACATgaacaaatgacaaacaaaaacaatatttgtgtGCAACATACATTTCAGGTTCAGGTGCAAAATAGCCTAAATGGTGTGCAAATGAGGACGTGTTGCAATATTGTATTTCAATTGTTCTGTATATTTACTTTTACATGATTTAAATTTTGTAAAGCTCAGTTACGCTGTGATACAGGCCACTCAATTTCTGAGATGTATTCattgttttcctgctgtgtgtATATTGAACCTCTCTCTTTGCAGATTGGGCCTGATGGAATGGCCAGACTGAGTAGTTCAGCTCTGAATAACGAGTTCTTCACCCATGCCTCCCAGAGCTGGAAGGAAAGGCTGGCTGAAGGTAAATGATTGTTCAGTCATGGACAAGCTGCAACATTTTACTGAGACTTCTAACAGGTTTGCTTTTATGGTTCCACTTAACAATGGTGTAGTTTGTTATGAAAGAATATAGTTAGACATGGCAGACTTGACTggtttgttgttctattttaattaatgtttttcatcttgaaaaagacaagaaaattcTGGGCACTTCTTAACTTCCCAGCTCTGCATAATATCAGACTATTCCATTTAATGTTGCATATGACTGCCATCTTGCAAAATGGTGGCCAACATAGATTTTccataacaacaataataactttataaTGTACCTTTCAAAGCAGCTGTTAAtaagtgcttcacaaagaggACAAATTGAAGACAAGACGGAAATTAATACAAtgtcaattcaattcaaagcaAATTATATTGTACaaattctaaaataaaataaaactttgtttAAAAGTAAtggcaaaaaacaacaaaagaaaccaaattaagagcaaaacatttttgattttcatgaaatATCCAAAAGCAATTGGCAAGAGCGATGTATAGTAAATGTATTCAACAAACTATGTCAAGTTTAACGCTGTTCAACATGTTTTAATGCTGTTCAAAATTATGATCTAAAAACCGTTTGACTATTTTGATAAATAGCTGCTAGGGTGACATTGAAAATTCTGGATGGCTCTATATACAGATTTATGAGAATGCCTGTGGGTATACGATTTTGTCACAAAATGCACAGTTGGTATTGTTCTCTTGAGCTGTGAATGAATGTATTGATTTGAGTTTGAAGTGGTACAAGTGATagaagaaagtggaaaaaggGTTGTAAAGTAAGGAGGTGAGGAAACCATCGTAATGATGGTTTCCTCACCTCCTTACTCCTTACAGCATCAAAATTCACACCAAAAGGTCAGTTTgtggtgtgaaaggttcctaCATTATCAATCAGTGTGTAGTAAGGATTAATTTACAAAACAGTAGCCTGAAATGTAGTTTGCTTTCTTACAGCCAAATAGCCAAAGGAAAATGCCTATTTCTTCTCTGTCCTGATGCtgacacttcttttttttaatgtttcatatGACAGACTTGATCAAGGCTGAATGTTTTTCCCTTGTGAGCATTTTTATCAAACTTTAACTTCTTTACAAAAATATCAGTCCAGATCAGGAGCCGATTGAGCATAAATCGTGAGCTTTGGCTTTCATCTCAGATTATTTACGCGCAGTGTAAGGCAGAATTTAGCATTTCTAAAGTCACTTGGTGTTTTTCCCAGCTTAACTATTGTACTGGTTTACAGTTTCAATCAATGTAAGTTGAGTTATGGAGCCATTCATAAACCTTTACATGTGCTTGACCCTTTTAGGTGAGTTCACCCATGAGATGCAGGTGCGTTTCCGACAGGaaatggagaaagagaagaaggttGAGGCATGGAAGGAAAAATTCTTCGAAGAATACCACGGGCAGAAGTAAGCCTGAATTTACTGTTCATTCAATGGTCATGTTAGGGGTTTTGTCATACTTGAAGTGGTTAAATACGCTATTAATCGAATCCCAGcccatgccgaagtgtccttgggcaagatgctgaaccatTTTTAAAggtgtcagctaaatgacatgtaatgtagTAGTTTATTGAACATTAAATACTCAAAGGTGTCAGTAGTATAATTTAGAAAAGTCTTGATGTACAATGATCAGCCACCGCATTAAAACCTGTCACCAAGTTTTATGGCTGATcaattaattttgttttaagCCGTTAATTGTCTTGTACTTTGACTAGAGTTAGGCTTAATCAATAATGGCCATTTTGCATCTTGTTTTCATAATGTACTAAACtgtagtttttgtatttgtaggTCTGGCCTAACACGAGAGGAGTCCCTTAAGCTTACCATGAGCGAAACCAGTGAAGTTGCAACCAGTGTGCTGGACAGTGATGTTGCTGTGGTCGCAACTGGTGCTCCCAAGAGACGCAGTGTGGGTCGACGGAGGAGAGATGGCAGGATGAGAAGACGCACGCGGGCTGACCTGCGTCGCAGAGCACGCAGGACCCTCTGTAAGGCCCCTGCTCCTGCCTTACAGCCTGAAGAAGACACTGAGAGCAGTGCTGCAGTGGACATCTCAGCTGTCTCTACTGCCTCTCCCATTTCTGACAATACAATGGTTCAAGGAGAGGTGGTGCTGCAGGCAGAGTGTGGTGTGGACCTTCCACCTGAGAGTGCCCCCATTGAGCCAAAGCCCTCACCCAGTTCATTGTCGGTGTGTTTGCCAGCCCCCACGCCTACGCCTACACCTACACCTACTCCCAGCCCCAGCCCTACTTCGACCAGTGCAAATGAGGAGCCTGAAGTTACAGCCCGTCTACTCCCTGAAGAGCCTGCACCTGTCCTGgcttccacctcctccccttcctcctcctcctcttctgtttcatcTGCCTCTTCACCTGCCTCCTCACCATCCTCACCTTCAGATGGACAAGGAGCTTTTGCCGCAGGTCTAgactcatcttcatcctcatcagcATCCTCCAGTGCTGCAGTTGCAGTCGATCCCCTGGATGATACTGCCTCGGTGGTCACGTCCATCACAGGGGGAACCGCCACAAGCAGCCGAGAGAGCAGCCCTTCAGCAAGCCCAGCCAGCACCCCTGCACCCAGTGTTCAGCTTAAGGAGCAGAAGAGAAGGCCAGATGAGAGTCAGACCTTCTCCAACTTCCCCGAAAAGAGGCCGCGGCTTGACGACCGTCAGTCCTTTCGTACCACAATTGACAGTGTCCGTTCGGAGAAGCCGCAGCAGACAACAGAGGAACCCAAGGTGCCGCCTATCCGGGTAAGACTTTGTGGGATAAACCTTCACACAAAATTGATTTGGCTTTTCTGAAATAAGTTGTTACTTAGGATAGGTGGTACTCACTGTCCTTGTATGTCTGTCCCAGATCCAACTGTCCAGAATCAAACCTCCCTGGGTCAAAGGGCACCCCACCTACCAGATCTGCCCACGGATCGTGCCCCCCGGTGAGGGCTCGCGGCGGTCGGGGACAGGGGGCGCACGCACCTTGGCAGACATCAAAGCCCGTGCCCAACAAGCCCGGGCCCAGCGCGAggccgctgctgctgttgcagccTCTGGCGACGGGGCAGGGCCGCCCGCAGTCAGGCTGCGGCCTGCTTCTGGGCTACCGGATAGCAGCAATGGACGAAGAGCACGAGAGCACCCAGGACCAATCGAGcccggaggaggagggggcagaggaagaagaagaagtggaagcAGGGGAGATggtggggaggaggagcaggaatcAACTTCGGGCGCTAATTTGTCTGGAACACAACTACTGCTTCTCAGTGTAGATCCCACAGTACAGCCCTCCCTATCCTCTACCTTAACATCCATGTCCTTGGAGCCTTCACAAACCCCCCCTCGAGAGGAGGTAGCTGGGGGcccagaggaaatagaagcaaCATCAGCCAATGTTCAGAGCCCCTGTAGTGGGCAAACAGATAAGGTAGTTGACACGCCTTATCCAAAACGTGTAGCTGTAGACACTGTAGCTGAGCCTATGGCTGCCCAGCCTACCAGGCAAAGCCAGGCACCTGAGTCTGCCGCTGGCCCCATAAAGATTTCAGACAAGAGTTGTGAAAAAATCCCACTGGCCCCAACCTCAATCCCAGATTCCCTTCCCAGGTTTGGGGCTCAAGGTGTGGATGTTATTCAGACGCTGGCAAGTTCTTGTCAGCCCATAGAGAAGGAACAAGGAAAAGAGGCTGGAATGGGTGGTGTTATCCAGCATGGTTCCCACCATGTGGACACCCAGGggcctctctctcactcagctACAGAGAAACAGCTTACAGACACAGCCTCTCCCAAGCATATTGTCTCTGGAGGAGATAAAGAAGACGAGGCTGGGGCACATAGCGACTCCACCGAAACCGCTTCAGACTGTGAGGATGAGTGCCAGgaagatcagcagcagcagcctgaccAGGACTGGTGCCCCACACTGAGCACCCAGAGAAACTGCCAACTAGTCAACTGCAGCCCTTCTCCTCAGAACCAGCAGCCAGTCATCCAGGCCCACGTTTCCAGTCGCCAAGGTCAGACCGTCATTCAGCCTTGTTTCCCCAGCAACTTGTCTCACCCTCTACAGAGCCGATCTCATTCTCAGGACCACCTTCCTCTCCCCCAAGCCCTCCCACAAGGGCTCAGGGATGTCAATGTTGTGGTCAAAATTGAATCTGGAGATGATTGCAGAACTGCCAGACAGAATTCTGCTGAAGAAGAGTGCCCTGAAGGCCTAAAGCCCTCTGTCAGTCAACTGACTGCAGCAGCTGCCTCCAAGAGATTGGCCAACTCAGTCAGACCAGTATCCAGTGTAGAGGCCAACAACCCTTTAGtcactcagctgctgcagggcaGCCTGCCACTAGAGAAAGTTTTACCCTCACACTCTGCCAACAGACTGGAAATTAGCAGATTGCCAGGAGCACAACCCAGGCCACAACTAGTCAGGACACCTGGGCCTCGTCACAGGCCTGATGCTTCAGCCCAGTCTCTTGCTGCAGAAGTGAATGCAGTCTCCCAGAGCAACAACAAGTCTCCTATAGGCCGTCCAGTCTCGTGTCTGATGGAGGCCCCAGCGGTATCACAGTATCAGTCTCAGCAGGCCCCAGGGGCTGTCCCAGTCATCACTTCTTtgccaccctcctcctccagaagTAAGTCAGACATTAGCTCTCAGACAGCAGTGGAGTCTGCTTTTATCAAAGACTCTCGTGGCACTCAGCCCTCACCGGGGACCACTCCGGACAGGCCCCAGCCACCCCACCGGACCATGCCTAATGGCCCATCTCCTCCTCATGCAGACACCTGTCCCACAGAGGTTTTACCTACTATTAAGATCAACTGGCGGCCCCAACAGTCTCAGCTCCTCCACCCTCACCAACAGCAATTTTCTCCTGCACCTACCATAAAAAATGAAGTTGCTGCACGGCCCTCTTGCCAGGCCTTTTCCAAATCCTCCCCCACTGTACCCATGAGTATTACCAAAAAAGAGCCTGTGAGCTCTGTGGACAGCTTCCTTAGTGGAGGGGCAATGGAAGGACTCCTCAATATGGAGATGACTTTTGCCAGGATGGCTAAGAAGGAGCACGGCAAAGCTTCCTATTCATCTGGCTctccctccacttcctcctctccttcaccctcctcctcttcctcctccct
This sequence is a window from Paralichthys olivaceus isolate ysfri-2021 chromosome 6, ASM2471397v2, whole genome shotgun sequence. Protein-coding genes within it:
- the asxl1 gene encoding polycomb group protein ASXL1, whose amino-acid sequence is MKDKQKRKKERTWAEAARMVLENFSDAPMTPKQILHVIQTKGLKEMRSGTAPLACLVTMLHSQVRGDRVKNSIFFKLPGRMSLFTLKKNALQWTKTTSESEASTEAAGSTSQPASSSSTPAAGSSVVPIGPTEAAEQESCDSTETTAAASGDNDASVDESSSSASCSTEPQAPSTQPQTRLSRAAGQQGRTDTQQSQHAQTRLSRSRQSGRQRKKAVMMPRVVLTPLKVNGEHVPTGPMKRSRGGVDVDFETPGSILVNTNIRALINVRTFSAFPTHSQQQLLQLLPEVDRQIGPDGMARLSSSALNNEFFTHASQSWKERLAEGEFTHEMQVRFRQEMEKEKKVEAWKEKFFEEYHGQKSGLTREESLKLTMSETSEVATSVLDSDVAVVATGAPKRRSVGRRRRDGRMRRRTRADLRRRARRTLCKAPAPALQPEEDTESSAAVDISAVSTASPISDNTMVQGEVVLQAECGVDLPPESAPIEPKPSPSSLSVCLPAPTPTPTPTPTPSPSPTSTSANEEPEVTARLLPEEPAPVLASTSSPSSSSSSVSSASSPASSPSSPSDGQGAFAAGLDSSSSSSASSSAAVAVDPLDDTASVVTSITGGTATSSRESSPSASPASTPAPSVQLKEQKRRPDESQTFSNFPEKRPRLDDRQSFRTTIDSVRSEKPQQTTEEPKVPPIRIQLSRIKPPWVKGHPTYQICPRIVPPGEGSRRSGTGGARTLADIKARAQQARAQREAAAAVAASGDGAGPPAVRLRPASGLPDSSNGRRAREHPGPIEPGGGGGRGRRRSGSRGDGGEEEQESTSGANLSGTQLLLLSVDPTVQPSLSSTLTSMSLEPSQTPPREEVAGGPEEIEATSANVQSPCSGQTDKVVDTPYPKRVAVDTVAEPMAAQPTRQSQAPESAAGPIKISDKSCEKIPLAPTSIPDSLPRFGAQGVDVIQTLASSCQPIEKEQGKEAGMGGVIQHGSHHVDTQGPLSHSATEKQLTDTASPKHIVSGGDKEDEAGAHSDSTETASDCEDECQEDQQQQPDQDWCPTLSTQRNCQLVNCSPSPQNQQPVIQAHVSSRQGQTVIQPCFPSNLSHPLQSRSHSQDHLPLPQALPQGLRDVNVVVKIESGDDCRTARQNSAEEECPEGLKPSVSQLTAAAASKRLANSVRPVSSVEANNPLVTQLLQGSLPLEKVLPSHSANRLEISRLPGAQPRPQLVRTPGPRHRPDASAQSLAAEVNAVSQSNNKSPIGRPVSCLMEAPAVSQYQSQQAPGAVPVITSLPPSSSRSKSDISSQTAVESAFIKDSRGTQPSPGTTPDRPQPPHRTMPNGPSPPHADTCPTEVLPTIKINWRPQQSQLLHPHQQQFSPAPTIKNEVAARPSCQAFSKSSPTVPMSITKKEPVSSVDSFLSGGAMEGLLNMEMTFARMAKKEHGKASYSSGSPSTSSSPSPSSSSSSLPFQLYGKLPKQAGSVGAVSYTANVSVMDNGGFSRSMADSVLQLRPRLTSSQTTLSIQAFTDSTAEEVALKCSCRLKAMIMCQGCGAFCHDDCIGPSKLCVSCLVVR